The following are encoded together in the Kutzneria kofuensis genome:
- a CDS encoding septation protein IspZ, with product MTVHLPAPLALLRRGAQHLLESTLVPLGLFYIVFTIVGLQGALFAALGWSLAALARRVVLRKDIPAVLWVTTALLCVRTLVGYLTGSVFLYFLQPTVQNFAFAAILLATLPLNRPLLAKLADDFCAFPTVISGHPHVQRFFRQVSFLWALVFITNGVTTLWALASATVGNFLMVSTAGSYSVVAIAAGVSLVWFRRSLRAHGITLRLGGHKQVAAA from the coding sequence ATGACGGTCCACCTCCCCGCACCACTGGCCCTGCTGCGCCGTGGCGCCCAGCACCTGCTGGAGTCGACACTGGTCCCGCTGGGCCTGTTCTACATCGTCTTCACCATCGTCGGCCTCCAGGGCGCGCTGTTCGCCGCTCTCGGCTGGTCGCTGGCGGCGCTGGCGCGCCGCGTCGTGCTACGCAAGGACATCCCCGCGGTGCTGTGGGTGACCACCGCGCTGCTGTGCGTGCGCACGCTCGTCGGCTACCTCACCGGCAGCGTCTTCCTCTACTTCCTGCAACCGACCGTGCAGAACTTCGCCTTCGCCGCGATCCTGCTGGCCACGCTGCCGCTCAACCGGCCGCTGCTGGCCAAGCTGGCCGACGACTTCTGCGCCTTCCCGACCGTCATCAGCGGCCACCCCCACGTGCAGCGCTTCTTCCGGCAGGTCTCGTTCCTGTGGGCGCTGGTGTTCATCACCAACGGCGTCACCACGCTGTGGGCCCTGGCCAGCGCCACCGTCGGCAACTTCCTGATGGTCAGCACCGCCGGCTCCTACAGCGTCGTGGCCATCGCCGCCGGCGTCTCCCTGGTGTGGTTCCGCCGCTCCCTGCGGGCCCACGGCATCACCCTGCGCCTCGGCGGCCACAAGCAGGTCGCCGCCGCCTGA
- a CDS encoding GNAT family N-acetyltransferase has product MTWTVEAVDPNGPVGASLLREYYTEIVARYWGRPALRSEVEQVLLEEPSDDLVPPTGLLLAASHDGELGGCGGFRVLSPGVAELTRVFLRPSMRGRGGGVALLTALERAAVGMGLTTARLDTRKDLVEARRLYARNGYVEIPAYNSSPYADHWFEKRLA; this is encoded by the coding sequence GTGACGTGGACAGTCGAGGCGGTGGACCCGAACGGACCGGTGGGCGCGAGCCTGCTGCGCGAGTACTACACGGAGATCGTCGCCCGGTATTGGGGCCGCCCGGCGCTGCGGTCCGAGGTGGAGCAGGTGCTGCTCGAGGAGCCCAGTGACGACCTCGTGCCGCCGACCGGCCTGCTGCTGGCCGCCTCCCACGACGGCGAGCTCGGCGGTTGCGGCGGGTTCCGGGTGCTCTCCCCCGGCGTCGCCGAGCTGACCCGGGTGTTCCTGCGGCCGTCGATGCGCGGACGCGGCGGCGGGGTGGCGCTGCTGACGGCGTTGGAACGCGCGGCCGTCGGGATGGGCCTGACCACGGCCCGGTTGGACACCCGGAAGGACCTGGTCGAGGCGCGGCGGCTGTACGCGCGCAACGGCTACGTGGAGATCCCGGCGTACAACAGCTCCCCCTACGCCGACCACTGGTTCGAGAAGCGGCTGGCCTGA
- a CDS encoding SRPBCC family protein, translating into MDPTLGTHTDGRPALRFERHLKHPLEVVWRAITEPEQLSAWYPFRALTIDLRVGGHIRFEGMDAVVTQLDPPKVFAFSEHAPPEMHRESDDLIHFELTPDGDGCRLVFTHVFDDRPAAASYGSGWAVCLTALEASVDGEEIRMERPSDAHHEQLIHQFGLDKGRVERVGEGYQVRFERQLTRPIEDVRAALGDLAADPSVHIELSPGTGHGARLELTRTVSSEADADLDSWRQRINDLVRRVTAG; encoded by the coding sequence ATGGACCCGACACTCGGCACCCACACCGACGGCCGTCCGGCGCTCCGCTTCGAACGCCACCTCAAGCACCCGCTCGAGGTCGTCTGGCGGGCCATCACCGAACCCGAGCAGCTCAGCGCCTGGTACCCGTTCCGCGCACTGACCATCGACCTCCGCGTCGGCGGGCACATCCGGTTCGAGGGCATGGACGCCGTGGTCACCCAGCTCGACCCGCCCAAGGTCTTCGCCTTCTCCGAGCACGCCCCGCCCGAGATGCACCGGGAGAGCGACGACCTCATCCACTTCGAGCTCACCCCGGACGGCGACGGCTGCCGGCTCGTCTTCACCCACGTCTTCGACGACCGCCCCGCCGCCGCCAGCTACGGCTCCGGCTGGGCCGTCTGCCTCACCGCGCTGGAGGCCTCGGTCGACGGCGAGGAGATCCGCATGGAGCGGCCTTCCGACGCCCACCACGAGCAGCTCATCCACCAGTTCGGCCTGGACAAGGGGAGGGTCGAGCGCGTCGGCGAGGGCTACCAGGTCCGCTTCGAACGCCAGCTCACCCGTCCCATCGAGGACGTCCGGGCGGCCCTGGGGGACCTGGCCGCCGATCCGTCCGTGCACATCGAGCTGTCCCCGGGCACCGGCCACGGCGCCCGGCTCGAACTCACCCGGACCGTCTCCAGCGAGGCCGACGCCGACCTCGACAGCTGGCGTCAGCGCATCAACGACCTGGTCCGACGCGTCACAGCCGGTTGA
- a CDS encoding acyl-CoA carboxylase subunit beta, whose amino-acid sequence MIEDWSDEVTQIQRRREHAAGLGGPDKIARQHASGRMTVRERIAALADEGSFAEIGALAGFANADGTVTPANFVAGTARVDGRKVVLGADDFTGRGGSGDAAIHAKQVYSEQLAGQFRLPLIRLLDGASGGGSVKMIERAGYSYVPVNPGWDHVVDNLSTVPVVSACLGPVVGIGAARAVMSHLCVFVAGLAQLFVAGPPVVRGGIGEDVDKEQLGGAEVHRRNGNVDRFVATEAEAFAVIRRFLSYLPSSVHELPPVTTCDDPTSRAEQTLLSAIPRNPRRPYRIAPILDAVFDTGSVFRYADYGGATVTALARLDGHPVGVVATDPYRGNTLSAAGALALTRLVDLCETFHLPIVSLTDQGGMTIGTAAERAGTLRVGARAISAVYQARVPQAELILRRVYGVGGAGIVNRHRGGRSWAWPSGDWGSLPAKGGIEAAYRAELAQSQDPEADLEAIQTRLAALTSPFRTAEHFGVQDIIDPRQSRALLCEWVHDAYRLLPAVVGSPSWGTRP is encoded by the coding sequence GTGATCGAGGACTGGTCCGACGAGGTAACCCAGATCCAGCGCCGCCGCGAGCACGCGGCCGGCCTCGGCGGACCGGACAAGATCGCCCGCCAGCACGCCAGCGGCCGGATGACCGTGCGGGAACGGATCGCGGCGCTGGCCGACGAGGGCAGTTTCGCCGAGATCGGGGCGCTGGCCGGATTCGCCAACGCCGACGGAACCGTCACGCCCGCGAACTTCGTCGCCGGCACGGCACGCGTCGACGGCCGCAAGGTGGTGCTCGGCGCGGACGACTTCACCGGGCGCGGCGGCTCCGGCGACGCGGCCATCCACGCCAAGCAGGTGTATTCCGAGCAGCTGGCCGGCCAGTTCCGGCTGCCGCTGATCCGCCTGCTCGACGGGGCCAGCGGCGGCGGCAGCGTGAAGATGATCGAGCGGGCCGGCTACAGCTACGTGCCGGTCAACCCGGGCTGGGACCACGTCGTCGACAACCTGTCCACGGTGCCGGTGGTGTCGGCCTGCCTGGGGCCCGTGGTCGGCATCGGCGCGGCACGGGCGGTGATGTCCCACCTGTGCGTGTTCGTGGCGGGCCTCGCGCAACTGTTCGTCGCCGGCCCGCCGGTGGTGCGCGGCGGCATCGGCGAGGACGTCGACAAGGAACAGCTCGGCGGCGCGGAGGTGCACCGCCGCAACGGCAACGTGGACCGCTTCGTGGCCACCGAGGCCGAGGCGTTCGCCGTGATCCGGCGGTTCCTGTCCTACCTGCCGTCCAGCGTGCACGAGCTGCCGCCCGTCACGACCTGCGACGATCCGACCTCACGGGCCGAGCAGACCCTGCTGTCGGCGATCCCGCGCAACCCGCGTCGCCCGTACCGCATCGCGCCCATCCTCGACGCCGTCTTCGACACGGGCTCCGTGTTCCGCTACGCCGACTACGGCGGCGCCACCGTCACGGCACTGGCCCGCCTGGACGGCCACCCCGTCGGCGTCGTCGCCACGGACCCCTACCGCGGCAACACGCTGTCCGCCGCCGGCGCGCTCGCCCTGACCCGCCTGGTCGACCTGTGCGAGACGTTCCACCTGCCCATCGTCAGCCTCACCGACCAGGGCGGCATGACCATCGGCACCGCCGCCGAACGCGCCGGCACGCTGCGGGTCGGCGCCCGCGCCATCAGCGCCGTCTACCAGGCGCGCGTGCCGCAGGCCGAGCTGATCCTGCGCCGCGTGTACGGGGTCGGCGGCGCCGGCATCGTCAACCGCCACCGCGGCGGCCGCAGCTGGGCCTGGCCGTCCGGCGACTGGGGCTCGCTGCCGGCCAAGGGCGGCATCGAGGCGGCCTACCGCGCCGAGCTGGCGCAGTCACAAGACCCCGAGGCCGACCTGGAAGCCATCCAGACCCGGCTGGCCGCGCTGACGTCACCGTTCCGCACCGCCGAGCACTTCGGCGTGCAGGACATCATCGACCCGAGGCAGAGCCGGGCCCTGCTGTGCGAGTGGGTGCACGACGCCTACCGGCTACTGCCCGCGGTGGTGGGGTCACCCAGTTGGGGAACCCGGCCCTAG
- a CDS encoding TetR/AcrR family transcriptional regulator: protein MGDRRPGSRRALLGDAAIAILAREGGRGLTHRAVDREAGVPQGTTKNYFPTRESLLEAAARRMAEEHRAAVERLHSTTPEHVSPSQLGELYPALLHRAVNGDPTQLLAMAELYLEAVRRPGVRQALGEMAIANAESAVALHRVAGLDSSTRDVGVLDAYLLGISLSLLALPPDALRRIGLDDPYSLGLGAFAATVSRPAGGDTEIAGQECS, encoded by the coding sequence GTGGGTGATCGACGTCCGGGGTCCCGGCGAGCGCTGCTGGGGGATGCCGCCATCGCGATCCTCGCGCGCGAGGGCGGCCGTGGCCTGACCCATCGCGCGGTGGACCGGGAGGCAGGCGTGCCGCAGGGCACGACCAAGAACTACTTCCCGACGAGGGAGTCGCTGCTGGAGGCGGCGGCACGGCGAATGGCGGAGGAGCATCGCGCGGCCGTGGAGCGGCTGCACAGCACGACGCCCGAACACGTGTCGCCCAGCCAGCTCGGGGAGCTGTACCCGGCGCTGCTGCACCGCGCCGTCAACGGCGATCCGACGCAGCTGCTGGCGATGGCGGAGCTGTACCTGGAGGCGGTCCGCCGCCCGGGCGTGCGGCAGGCGCTGGGGGAAATGGCGATCGCCAATGCGGAGTCGGCGGTGGCGCTGCACCGGGTGGCGGGACTGGACAGCTCGACCCGCGATGTCGGCGTGCTCGACGCCTATCTGCTGGGAATCTCGTTGTCGCTTCTGGCTCTGCCGCCGGACGCGCTGCGCAGGATCGGGTTGGACGACCCCTATTCGCTCGGTCTCGGGGCGTTCGCGGCGACCGTCTCCCGGCCCGCGGGCGGCGATACCGAGATCGCCGGACAGGAATGCTCCTAA
- a CDS encoding phosphotransferase family protein, translating into MWPESEVVSREGLREGGSPWLLTFADGRQAVLNDRGPFETEVAALQVAAEHGVPAPRVLDVSDKGLLLSVVHGISKIPQTPPPARLHALGAAAATIHAVELAPTRDLPVRHRPIEGEDFEAWRAREGASPLLLEAEQAVRERPAPPHPTVLLHGDLWQGNTMWHDGELSAVIDWDCAGVGHPGVDIGELRCEVNLMYGGEAADLVVAGWEEAAGRPAPDLAYWDVVASLSTPPDVSAWLAVAADQGRTDLDGPTLNARRDEFLKAALNRL; encoded by the coding sequence ATGTGGCCGGAATCCGAAGTGGTCTCGCGCGAAGGTCTGCGTGAAGGCGGCTCGCCGTGGCTGTTGACGTTCGCCGACGGGCGGCAGGCGGTGCTGAACGATCGAGGCCCGTTCGAGACGGAGGTCGCCGCGCTGCAGGTCGCCGCCGAGCACGGTGTGCCGGCGCCTCGTGTGCTCGACGTCAGCGACAAGGGCCTGCTGCTGTCGGTGGTCCACGGCATCAGCAAGATCCCGCAGACGCCTCCCCCGGCCCGGTTGCACGCGCTCGGCGCCGCCGCCGCGACGATCCACGCCGTTGAGCTGGCTCCCACCAGGGACTTGCCGGTGCGACACCGTCCGATCGAGGGCGAGGACTTCGAGGCCTGGCGGGCGCGGGAGGGCGCCTCTCCCCTGCTGCTGGAGGCCGAACAAGCGGTCCGCGAGCGCCCGGCGCCGCCGCATCCGACCGTGTTGCTGCACGGGGATCTGTGGCAGGGCAACACGATGTGGCACGACGGGGAACTGTCGGCGGTCATCGACTGGGACTGCGCGGGCGTCGGCCACCCCGGTGTGGACATCGGTGAGCTCCGGTGTGAAGTGAACCTGATGTACGGCGGTGAGGCGGCCGACCTGGTGGTGGCCGGCTGGGAGGAAGCGGCCGGTCGGCCGGCCCCGGACCTGGCGTACTGGGATGTGGTGGCGTCGCTGAGCACGCCGCCGGACGTGTCGGCCTGGCTGGCGGTGGCCGCGGATCAGGGGCGGACCGATCTGGACGGCCCGACCCTGAATGCGCGTCGGGACGAGTTCCTGAAGGCGGCGCTCAACCGGCTGTGA
- a CDS encoding protein kinase domain-containing protein: protein MIDGRYRLVSCIGRGSMGAVWRARDERLDRVVALKLVMVRGVSPDDVSEQEAVARARREGRITARLQHPNAISVHDVVEHDGRPCLVMEYLPSKSLSEVVETKGVLSPTELATIGFQIASALAAAHELGIVHRDVKPDNVLLAEDGTAKITDFGIARAPDDGAVTAVGILAGTPAYLAPEVATGSESSPRSDVFSLGSTLYAAFEGKPPYGMDQNTIALLHQVAYGEITPPRRGGAVADLLVEMLRRDPETRPTMAEVADRFEKVLAGSSPLPAVLPQAAAAPPPGTRRMPSLPEPRRGSPVGRWLALAVPVTAAVVAVGLVVAQQFGVRPVASPAPSTVPSAIAPPVTTTTAADPVSSSAGCSARYDVMNSWSTGYQAAVTITNLTGEQLTGWQVSWRLPGGQRVTSLWNGTFSQQGSVLVVRNASWNAVLDANTSTSFGLVAGTPGTSPPQPKLTCTTLPQ from the coding sequence TTGATCGACGGGCGATACCGCCTGGTGTCGTGCATCGGCCGTGGCTCCATGGGGGCGGTGTGGCGGGCGCGCGACGAGCGGCTGGACCGGGTGGTCGCGCTGAAGCTGGTGATGGTGCGCGGGGTGTCCCCGGACGACGTGAGCGAGCAGGAGGCGGTGGCGCGGGCGCGGCGGGAGGGCCGGATCACCGCCCGGCTGCAGCATCCGAACGCGATCTCCGTGCACGACGTGGTGGAGCACGACGGGCGGCCGTGCCTGGTGATGGAGTACCTGCCGTCGAAGAGCCTGTCCGAGGTGGTGGAGACCAAGGGTGTGCTGTCGCCGACGGAGTTGGCGACGATCGGTTTCCAGATCGCGTCCGCGCTGGCCGCCGCGCACGAGCTGGGGATCGTGCACCGGGACGTGAAGCCGGACAACGTGCTGCTGGCCGAGGACGGCACGGCCAAGATCACTGATTTCGGGATCGCGCGGGCGCCCGACGACGGGGCGGTGACCGCGGTGGGGATTCTCGCGGGCACGCCGGCCTACCTCGCACCGGAGGTGGCGACCGGGTCGGAGAGCAGCCCGCGTTCGGACGTGTTCTCGCTGGGTTCGACGCTGTACGCGGCTTTCGAGGGCAAGCCGCCGTACGGGATGGACCAGAACACGATCGCGCTGCTCCACCAGGTCGCCTACGGGGAGATCACGCCGCCGAGGCGCGGCGGCGCCGTGGCGGACCTGCTGGTGGAGATGTTGCGGCGCGATCCGGAGACGCGTCCGACGATGGCGGAGGTGGCGGACCGGTTCGAGAAGGTGTTGGCCGGTTCGTCCCCTCTGCCCGCTGTGTTGCCGCAGGCGGCGGCCGCCCCGCCGCCGGGGACGCGGCGGATGCCGTCGTTGCCGGAGCCGCGTCGGGGTTCGCCGGTGGGGCGGTGGCTGGCGTTGGCCGTGCCCGTGACGGCGGCCGTGGTCGCCGTCGGCCTGGTGGTGGCGCAGCAGTTCGGGGTGCGTCCCGTGGCCTCCCCCGCGCCGTCGACCGTCCCGTCGGCGATCGCTCCGCCGGTCACGACGACAACCGCCGCGGACCCGGTGTCGTCGTCGGCGGGCTGCTCGGCTCGCTACGACGTGATGAACAGCTGGTCGACCGGCTACCAGGCGGCGGTGACGATCACCAACCTGACCGGCGAGCAGCTGACGGGCTGGCAGGTGAGCTGGCGGCTGCCCGGCGGCCAGCGGGTGACGAGCCTGTGGAACGGCACGTTCTCGCAGCAGGGGTCGGTGCTGGTGGTCCGCAACGCGTCGTGGAACGCCGTGCTCGACGCCAACACCTCCACCAGCTTCGGCCTGGTCGCGGGCACTCCCGGCACCTCGCCACCCCAGCCCAAGCTCACCTGCACCACCCTGCCCCAGTGA
- a CDS encoding sucrase ferredoxin: MHDTSGSCSALSAVLGEPPAGTASVATAWLCIEQPGPWGHDALRDSHFDGALAAELTEHAAGSGVRIVLIRRPGTHADHHHAQPRQVYLASTRPGACWLESTVLTDPKQLLDLDFRAAGAGQHVGLGSQVEESVLLVCTNGRRDVCCAVQGRPLAGALAAANPGRVWETTHTGGHRFAPTAVLLPTGYLHGRVTPADGQRLLDSGDVVLAGNRGRSCWSRPAQVAELAVRELLGEVDAESLSVSADGTVVSHSDGREWAVTVTEHPLPPARPTSCGKAPSVPSAFVADTVIRTR, from the coding sequence GTGCATGACACATCCGGCAGCTGCTCGGCACTGTCCGCGGTGCTGGGTGAGCCGCCCGCCGGAACCGCATCCGTGGCCACCGCCTGGCTGTGCATCGAGCAGCCGGGTCCGTGGGGCCACGACGCCTTACGTGACAGCCACTTCGACGGCGCTCTGGCCGCTGAGCTGACTGAGCACGCGGCGGGCAGCGGAGTGCGCATCGTGCTGATCCGTCGGCCCGGCACGCATGCCGACCACCACCACGCCCAGCCCCGCCAGGTCTACCTCGCCTCCACGCGGCCCGGGGCGTGCTGGCTGGAGTCGACAGTGCTGACCGACCCGAAGCAGCTGCTGGACCTGGACTTCCGCGCCGCCGGCGCCGGGCAGCACGTCGGTCTGGGCAGCCAGGTCGAGGAGTCGGTGCTGCTGGTGTGCACCAACGGCCGCCGGGACGTGTGCTGCGCGGTGCAGGGCCGCCCGCTCGCCGGTGCGCTGGCCGCGGCGAATCCAGGCCGGGTCTGGGAGACCACCCACACCGGCGGCCACCGTTTCGCGCCGACCGCCGTCCTGCTGCCGACCGGATATCTCCACGGCCGGGTAACACCGGCCGACGGGCAGCGGCTGCTCGATTCCGGCGACGTCGTGCTGGCCGGCAACCGGGGACGTTCCTGCTGGTCACGGCCGGCGCAGGTGGCCGAGCTGGCAGTGCGGGAACTGCTGGGAGAAGTGGACGCCGAGTCGTTGTCGGTATCCGCCGACGGCACCGTCGTCTCTCATTCGGATGGCCGGGAATGGGCCGTCACCGTGACGGAACACCCGCTGCCGCCGGCCCGTCCGACCAGTTGTGGCAAGGCGCCTTCCGTGCCGAGCGCCTTTGTCGCGGACACCGTCATTCGCACGCGCTGA
- a CDS encoding UvrD-helicase domain-containing protein, with the protein MIAPVRFYADLHIHSKYSRACSRDCDLEHLTWWAQRKGISLVGTGDFTHPAWYDHLRETLVPAEPGLFKLRPELDRDIARTLPPSCVGDVRFMLSVEISTIYKRDDRTRKVHHLIYMPSFDAAAEFNKRLGKIGNLGSDGRPILGLDSRDLLEITLESGEGSYLVPAHVWTPWFAVLGSKSGFDAIADCYADLADHVFAAETGLSSDPEMNWRVSGLDQYTLVSNSDAHSPPVLGREATVFDTDMDYYAVRRALETRQGFAGTVEFFPEEGKYHSDGHRKCDVRFDPAETIAHNGLCPECGKPLTVGVLSRIQELADREVGYRPADAVDFRSLIPLPEIMSELLGVGPKSKKVLSEIATLTAAHGPELAILDDVPLDDLSASNPLLGEAIGRLRRGEVVREAGYDGEYGVIRLFEPGELSKASGSVSLFDDDLFAAPEPAKPKRVTKPAPAEEPIAAEPVPADSEPELFEPEPQAGEAASLLDGLDPDQRAAAAVPSGPLLIIAGPGTGKTRTLTHRIAHLVTERGVPASQCLAITFTRRAAAELAERLEALVGPQARDLTVATFHSLGVRILREQHARVGLTARFGIADETVVQELRDEHGDTYKKELHARDLVDFDDLIEMPVDLLAGDTSLIEHYRARWPWVSVDEYQDVDETQYRLLRLLCAADGNLTAIGDPDQAIYRFRGADVGFFLRFQEDFPGATRVQLGRNYRSSKHILAGAVQAITPTTLVEDRSLEPCGSHAEHALIGVHHAIDEQAEASFVARTIDQLLGGSSFHSLDSGRVAGDGTQGLSFNDFAVLYRTSSQARAVMEALTRAGVPFQKRSHDRLTDRPGVRAVARELGLVGLHGSVVDRVRQAAHGIDDEDAFSALELLMPLATRCGDDVAQFLSGLALGAEVDTWDPRADRVSLLTLHASKGLEFPVVFLVGCEDGLLPMRWPGEDPDPEAVNEERRLFFVGMTRAQQHLYLSHAASRVRNGATRKAAPSPFLSSISPSVTERIGEAVPKKRKPKQESLF; encoded by the coding sequence ATGATCGCCCCGGTGCGCTTCTACGCCGACCTGCACATCCACTCGAAGTACTCCCGGGCATGCAGCCGCGACTGCGATCTCGAGCACCTGACCTGGTGGGCCCAGCGCAAGGGCATCAGCCTCGTCGGCACAGGCGACTTCACCCATCCCGCCTGGTACGACCACCTGCGCGAGACCCTGGTGCCGGCCGAGCCCGGCCTGTTCAAGCTGCGTCCCGAGCTCGACCGCGACATCGCCCGCACGCTGCCGCCCAGCTGCGTCGGCGACGTCCGCTTCATGCTCAGCGTCGAGATCTCCACGATCTACAAGCGGGACGACCGCACCCGCAAGGTGCACCACCTGATCTACATGCCCTCCTTCGACGCCGCCGCCGAGTTCAACAAGCGGCTGGGCAAGATCGGCAACCTCGGCTCCGACGGCCGCCCCATCCTCGGCCTGGACTCCCGCGACCTGCTGGAGATCACCCTGGAGAGCGGCGAGGGCTCCTACCTGGTGCCCGCCCACGTCTGGACGCCGTGGTTCGCGGTGCTCGGCTCCAAGTCCGGCTTCGACGCCATCGCCGACTGCTACGCCGACCTGGCCGACCACGTGTTCGCCGCCGAGACCGGCCTGTCCAGCGACCCCGAGATGAACTGGCGCGTCTCCGGCCTGGACCAGTACACGCTGGTCAGCAACTCCGACGCGCATTCGCCGCCGGTGCTCGGCCGCGAGGCGACGGTCTTCGACACGGACATGGACTACTACGCCGTGCGCCGCGCGCTGGAGACCCGGCAGGGCTTCGCCGGCACCGTCGAGTTCTTCCCCGAGGAGGGCAAATACCACTCCGACGGGCACCGCAAGTGCGACGTGCGCTTCGACCCGGCCGAGACCATCGCCCACAACGGCCTGTGCCCCGAGTGCGGCAAGCCGCTCACGGTCGGCGTGCTCAGCCGCATCCAGGAGCTGGCCGACCGCGAGGTCGGCTACCGGCCCGCCGACGCCGTCGACTTCCGCAGCCTCATCCCGCTGCCGGAGATCATGAGCGAGCTGCTCGGCGTCGGCCCCAAGAGCAAGAAGGTGCTGTCCGAGATCGCCACGCTGACCGCGGCGCACGGCCCCGAGCTGGCGATTCTCGACGACGTGCCACTGGACGACCTCAGCGCCTCGAACCCGCTGCTGGGCGAGGCGATCGGCCGGCTGCGCCGCGGCGAGGTCGTCCGCGAGGCCGGCTACGACGGCGAGTACGGCGTGATCCGGCTGTTCGAGCCGGGGGAGCTGTCCAAGGCGTCCGGATCGGTGTCGCTGTTCGACGACGACCTGTTCGCAGCGCCGGAACCGGCCAAGCCGAAGCGCGTGACGAAGCCGGCTCCGGCCGAGGAACCGATCGCTGCCGAGCCGGTGCCGGCCGACAGCGAGCCCGAGCTGTTCGAGCCGGAGCCCCAGGCCGGTGAGGCCGCCTCCCTGCTCGATGGCCTCGACCCCGACCAGCGGGCCGCTGCGGCCGTGCCGTCCGGGCCGCTCCTGATCATCGCCGGTCCTGGCACCGGCAAGACGCGCACCCTGACCCACCGCATCGCTCACCTCGTCACCGAACGCGGCGTGCCGGCCTCGCAGTGCCTGGCCATCACCTTCACCCGCCGCGCCGCAGCGGAGCTGGCCGAACGCCTGGAAGCCCTGGTCGGGCCACAAGCGCGGGACCTCACCGTGGCGACTTTCCACTCGCTCGGCGTCCGGATCCTGCGCGAGCAGCACGCCCGCGTCGGCCTCACCGCACGCTTCGGCATCGCCGACGAGACCGTCGTCCAGGAACTGCGCGACGAGCACGGCGACACGTACAAGAAGGAGCTGCACGCCCGCGACCTCGTCGACTTCGACGACCTGATTGAGATGCCGGTCGACCTGTTGGCCGGCGACACCTCGCTGATCGAGCACTACCGAGCCCGCTGGCCATGGGTCAGCGTCGACGAGTACCAGGACGTCGACGAGACCCAGTACCGGCTGCTGCGCCTGCTGTGCGCCGCCGACGGCAATCTCACCGCCATCGGCGACCCCGACCAGGCCATCTACCGGTTCCGCGGCGCCGACGTCGGCTTCTTCCTGCGATTCCAGGAGGACTTCCCGGGCGCCACCCGCGTGCAGCTGGGCCGCAACTACCGCTCCAGCAAGCACATCCTCGCCGGCGCCGTGCAGGCCATCACCCCGACCACGCTGGTCGAGGACCGTTCCCTGGAGCCGTGCGGCTCGCACGCCGAACACGCGCTGATCGGCGTGCACCACGCCATCGACGAGCAGGCCGAGGCCAGCTTCGTCGCCCGCACCATCGACCAGCTGCTCGGCGGCTCCTCGTTCCACTCCCTCGACAGCGGCCGCGTCGCCGGCGACGGCACACAGGGCCTGTCGTTCAACGACTTCGCCGTGCTGTACCGGACCAGCAGCCAGGCCCGCGCGGTCATGGAGGCCCTGACCCGCGCCGGCGTGCCCTTCCAGAAACGCTCCCACGACCGGCTCACCGACCGTCCCGGCGTCCGAGCCGTGGCTCGGGAACTGGGCCTGGTCGGCCTGCACGGCTCCGTCGTCGACCGCGTCCGCCAGGCAGCACATGGCATCGACGACGAGGACGCCTTCAGCGCGCTGGAACTGCTCATGCCCCTGGCCACGCGCTGCGGCGACGACGTGGCGCAGTTCCTGTCCGGGCTGGCCCTCGGCGCCGAGGTCGACACCTGGGACCCGCGCGCCGACCGGGTGTCGCTGCTGACCCTGCACGCCTCCAAGGGGCTGGAGTTCCCGGTGGTGTTCCTCGTCGGCTGCGAGGACGGGCTGCTGCCGATGCGGTGGCCGGGGGAGGACCCCGACCCCGAGGCCGTCAACGAGGAGCGTCGGCTGTTCTTCGTCGGCATGACCCGCGCGCAGCAGCACCTCTACCTCAGCCACGCCGCGTCCCGGGTCCGCAACGGCGCCACCCGCAAGGCCGCCCCGTCCCCGTTCCTCTCATCCATCAGCCCCTCAGTCACCGAACGCATCGGCGAGGCTGTCCCCAAGAAGCGCAAACCCAAGCAAGAAAGCCTTTTCTAA